Proteins from a genomic interval of Coccinella septempunctata chromosome 2, icCocSept1.1, whole genome shotgun sequence:
- the LOC123306604 gene encoding pleckstrin homology domain-containing family F member 2 isoform X1 codes for MSYSQRVEKLLPFLNSEANTRRISMVESCFGSSGQPLGVPGRVLVGEGVLTKMCRKKPKTRQFFLFNDILVYGNIVINKKKYNKQHIIPLEEVKLESLEDDNQYRNGWLIRTTSKSFAVYAATATEKTEWMAHINKCIEDLLRKSGKKAVEEHAAVWVPDVEAPNCMHCKKTQFTLINRRHHCRKCGAVVCGPCSNKRFLLPNQSSKPLRVCLHCYDILTSIKSNNSNEVPQKDRINADTSGEEDSDDDEETAKGHLESPKFYGDCVKQDETQ; via the exons atgAGCTATTCTCAGAGGGTGGAGAAGCTGCTCCCTTTTT TGAATAGTGAAGCCAATACTAGGCGAATTTCAATGGTGGAGAGTTGCTTTGGAAGTTCTGGACAG CCTTTAGGAGTTCCCGGTAGAGTGTTGGTTGGTGAAGGTGTACTCACAAAGATGTGCAGGAAGAAACCAAAAACGAGACAATTTTTCCTGTTCAACGACATCCTCGTTTATGGCAATATTgtaataaataagaaaaaatacaataaaCAGCATATAATTCCCCTAGAAGAAGTAAAGTTAGAAAGTTTAGAAGATGACAATC aatataggAACGGATGGCTGATAAGAACCACTTCGAAATCTTTTGCGGTATATGCTGCTACAGCTACTGAGAAGACTGAGTGGATGGCCCATATAAATAAATGTATTGAAGATCTTTTGAGGAAAA GTGGCAAAAAGGCAGTGGAAGAACATGCAGCGGTATGGGTTCCGGATGTGGAAGCGCCAAATTGTATGCATTGTAAAAAAACGCAGTTCACATTAATAAACAGAAGA CATCATTGTAGGAAATGCGGTGCTGTTGTTTGTGGACCATGCTCAAATAAAAGATTTTTACTGCCAAATCAGAGTTCAAAGCCGCTCAGAGTTTGTCTGCATTGTTATGATATTCTCACCTCAATTAAGTCAAATAATTCCAATGAAGTGCCCCAAAAAG ATCGGATAAACGCTGATACTTCTGGAGAAGAAGATTCAGACGATGATGAGGAAACTGCAAAAGGACATTTAGAATCT CCAAAATTCTACGGCGACTGTGTTAAACAAGATGAAACTCAATAA
- the LOC123306604 gene encoding pleckstrin homology domain-containing family F member 2 isoform X2, whose amino-acid sequence MVDKLVNSEANTRRISMVESCFGSSGQPLGVPGRVLVGEGVLTKMCRKKPKTRQFFLFNDILVYGNIVINKKKYNKQHIIPLEEVKLESLEDDNQYRNGWLIRTTSKSFAVYAATATEKTEWMAHINKCIEDLLRKSGKKAVEEHAAVWVPDVEAPNCMHCKKTQFTLINRRHHCRKCGAVVCGPCSNKRFLLPNQSSKPLRVCLHCYDILTSIKSNNSNEVPQKDRINADTSGEEDSDDDEETAKGHLESPKFYGDCVKQDETQ is encoded by the exons ATGGTAGATAAACTAG TGAATAGTGAAGCCAATACTAGGCGAATTTCAATGGTGGAGAGTTGCTTTGGAAGTTCTGGACAG CCTTTAGGAGTTCCCGGTAGAGTGTTGGTTGGTGAAGGTGTACTCACAAAGATGTGCAGGAAGAAACCAAAAACGAGACAATTTTTCCTGTTCAACGACATCCTCGTTTATGGCAATATTgtaataaataagaaaaaatacaataaaCAGCATATAATTCCCCTAGAAGAAGTAAAGTTAGAAAGTTTAGAAGATGACAATC aatataggAACGGATGGCTGATAAGAACCACTTCGAAATCTTTTGCGGTATATGCTGCTACAGCTACTGAGAAGACTGAGTGGATGGCCCATATAAATAAATGTATTGAAGATCTTTTGAGGAAAA GTGGCAAAAAGGCAGTGGAAGAACATGCAGCGGTATGGGTTCCGGATGTGGAAGCGCCAAATTGTATGCATTGTAAAAAAACGCAGTTCACATTAATAAACAGAAGA CATCATTGTAGGAAATGCGGTGCTGTTGTTTGTGGACCATGCTCAAATAAAAGATTTTTACTGCCAAATCAGAGTTCAAAGCCGCTCAGAGTTTGTCTGCATTGTTATGATATTCTCACCTCAATTAAGTCAAATAATTCCAATGAAGTGCCCCAAAAAG ATCGGATAAACGCTGATACTTCTGGAGAAGAAGATTCAGACGATGATGAGGAAACTGCAAAAGGACATTTAGAATCT CCAAAATTCTACGGCGACTGTGTTAAACAAGATGAAACTCAATAA
- the LOC123306602 gene encoding saccharopine dehydrogenase-like oxidoreductase, translating into MAQKLDIILLGATGFTGQYVLRELHKHSRSKGRNLTWGVAGRNEISLRKALQDLAEETQDPRLTDQPIIIADLQDPKSVKEMASKARLVINCCGPYRFLGETVVKACVEEGTHHVDVSGEPYYMESMQLKYDEEARRKNIYVVSACGVDSIPADLGVAFLEKNFNGGTLNSVETYFQMSEGGGPFSRQPESNYGTWESAVHEVGHVGMLRPLRTELFKNKLPKLKPTLGRRFLPFKSPIDGQWAAFFPGPDRSVVYRSQYYFYEEEHKRPIQIQTYLLINSFITMILLGIIGAMFTTFARVRLGRYLLLKYPRFFSMGMFANTKQKPSKEKIEKTKFCLSLVGKGWPEKSTNPDDKFKGPPQKGVIVQVKGSNPVYGITSKCMVLASIMILTEPFKMPQRGGVYPPGAAFAKTSLMEELNENGVTFEVLKEFNIAG; encoded by the exons ATGGCCCAGAAATTGGACATAATATTGCTAGGCGCGACAGGCTTCACCGGCCAGTACGTGTTGCGAGAGCTGCACAAACACAGCAGAAGCAAAGGGAGAAATCTCACCTGGGGTGTGGCAGGAAGAAACGAAATCTCCCTACGCAAGGCCCTGCAAGACCTGGCGGAAGAAACGCAAGACCCCAGACTGACAGATCAACCGATCATCATCGCAGACCTGCAGGACCCCAAATCGGTCAAGGAGATGGCCTCGAAGGCCAGACTGGTCATCAACTGTTGCGGCCCCTACAGGTTCCTGGGCGAGACGGTGGTCAAGGCGTGCGTCGAAGAAGGCACCCATCACGTGGACGTCAGCGGGGAACCTTACTACATGGAGAGCATGCAGCTGAAATACGACGAGGAGGCCAGGAGGAAGAACATCTACGTGGTCAGTGCATGCGGGGTGGACAGCATACCGGCCGACCTAGGCGTCGCGTTTTTGgagaaaaatttcaacggcGGCACCCTGAACTCGGTCGAGACCTACTTCCAGATGTCTGAGGGCGGCGGGCCCTTCTCCAGGCAGCCGGAGAGCAACTACGGGACCTGGGAGTCGGCGGTACACGAGGTGGGACACGTCGGAATGCTGAGACCGCTCAGAACGGAGCTGTTCAAGAACAAGCTGCCGAAGCTGAAACCGACGCTGGGGAGGAGGTTTTTGCCGTTCAAGTCGCCGATTGACGGACAATGGGCGGCATTTTTTCCCG GACCAGACCGATCAGTCGTATACCGATCCCAGTACTACTTCTACGAGGAGGAGCACAAACGACCAATCCAAATCCAGACCTACCTACTCATAAACAGCTTCATCACGATGATACTCCTCGGTATAATAGGAGCAATGTTCACGACATTCGCGAGGGTGAGGTTAGGCAGATACCTCCTGTTGAAATACCCGAGGTTCTTCTCCATGGGGATGTTCGCGAACACCAAGCAGAAACCTTCGAAGGAGAAAATCGAGAAGACCAAGTTTTGCCTCTCGCTGGTCGGAAAAGGTTGGCCGGAAAAATCGACAAATCCGGACGATAAGTTCAAAGGACCGCCGCAAAAAGGGGTCATCGTTCAAGTCAAGGGTTCCAACCCGGTGTACGGGATCACCTCTAAATGCATGGTCTTGGCATCGATCATGATTCTTACGGAACCCTTCAAGATGCCCCAGCGAGGGGGGGTGTATCCCCCCGGAGCCGCATTTGCCAAAACTTCGTTGATGGAAGAGctgaacgagaatggggtaacTTTCGAGGTGCTGAAAGAATTCAACATAGCCGGGTAG
- the LOC123306601 gene encoding elongation factor Tu-like isoform X1, with translation MTIFQVGRKVLKCCNSFVFQQRQICVTTFKFVECSRCLGDVHLKYSTYTNIRSHLAKRPCLYDRKNVTKTYCTDNKVNINIGTIGHVDHGKTTLTAAITKVLQKEGLASFMSYDQIDKAPEEKARGITINAAHIGYSTKKRHYAHTDCPGHADFIKNMISGASQMDGAILVVAADDGEMPQTREHLLLAKQVGIRKIIVFINKADLSDQEGLELVELEIRELLEKYGFDSDGPIIYGSALMALNGNDHAYGEKSIRKLLDVIDNYIPNPERDLKSPFQLPIDSAFTIKGRGTVVVGTIKRGVLKKNQECELLGFDSQIKTTIGDIQVFKDSIPEAKAGDHVGILLRNVKSKAVSRGMELVAKGSQIFTNRFKANIYFLTHEEGGRSKPITSRYSQQLFSNTWNAPCRLDLEKDVQMFMPGEHGHVYLTLQWKMVMMVGQPFTIRENNVTVATGIITESLEPVYIKSTLGKLELPN, from the exons atgacGATTTTCCAGGTAGGACGCAAAGTCCTTAAATGTTGCAACAGTTTTGTATTCCAGCAGAGACAAATTTGCGTTACTACgttcaaatttgttgaatgttcAAGATGTTTAGGAGATGTTCATTTAAAATATTCCACTTATACAAATATAAGGAGTCATCTGGCTAAAAGACCCTGTTTGTATGATCGTAAAAATGTGACAAAGACATACTGTACAGATAATAAAGTTAATATCAATATTGGCACTATAGGTCATGTTGATCATGGAAAGACTACCTTGACAGCAGCAATAACTAAAGTCTTACAGAAAGAAGGCTTAGCCAGCTTCATGTCATATGATCAAATCGATAAAGCCCCTGAAGAAAAAGCAAGAG GAATTACAATAAATGCTGCACATATTGGCTATAGTACAAAGAAAAGACATTATGCCCATACTGATTGTCCTGGACATGcagatttcataaaaaatatgatATCTGGTGCTTCACAGATGGATGGAGCGATCCTAGTTGTAGCAGCCGATGATGGTGAGATGCCACAAACTAGAGAGCATTTACTTTTAGCTAAGCAAGTTGGAATAAGAAAAATAATAGTTTTTATTAATAAAGCTGATTTATCTGATCAAGAA GGTTTAGAATTAGTTGAATTAGAGATAAGAGAACTCCTCGAGAAATATGGTTTCGATAGCGATGGTCCTATAATCTATGGATCTGCTTTAATGGCATTAAATGGAAATGATCATGCATATGGGGAGAAATCAATCAGGAAATTATTGGACGTAATCGATAATTATATACCGAACCCAGAAAGAGATTTGAAATCACCATTTCAGTTACCTATTGACAGTGCATTCACCATAAAAGGTCGAGGAACTGTTGTAGTAGGAACAATCAAAAGAggtgttttgaagaaaaatcaagaATGTGAATTACTTGGTTTTGATAGTCAAATCAAAACAACCATAGGAGACATTCAGGTGTTCAAAGACAGTATACCAGAG GCAAAAGCTGGAGATCATGTGGGTATTCTATTGAGAAATGTGAAATCAAAAGCAGTTTCCCGAGGCATGGAGTTAGTAGCTAAAGGAAGTCAAATTTTCACAAATAGATTCAAAGCTAACATATATTTTCTTACACATGAAGAAGGAGGTCGATCCAAACCTATTACTAGTAGATATAGTCAGCAGTTATTCAGTAATACTTGGAATGCACCGTGCAGACTTGATTTAG AAAAAGATGTACAAATGTTTATGCCAGGAGAACATGGACATGTATATCTAACTCTCCAGTGGAAAATGGTAATGATGGTTGGGCAACCATTCacaattagagaaaataatgttACAGTTGCTACAGGTATCATAACTGAAAGCTTGGAACCAGTATATATAAAATCCACTTTGGGTAAGCTGGAGTTACCCAACTAA
- the LOC123306601 gene encoding elongation factor Tu-like isoform X2 has product MTIFQVGRKVLKCCNSFVFQQRQICVTTFKFVECSRCLGDVHLKYSTYTNIRSHLAKRPCLYDRKNVTKTYCTDNKVNINIGTIGHVDHGKTTLTAAITKVLQKEGLASFMSYDQIDKAPEEKARGITINAAHIGYSTKKRHYAHTDCPGHADFIKNMISGASQMDGAILVVAADDGEMPQTREHLLLAKQVGIRKIIVFINKADLSDQEGLELVELEIRELLEKYGFDSDGPIIYGSALMALNGNDHAYGEKSIRKLLDLPIDSAFTIKGRGTVVVGTIKRGVLKKNQECELLGFDSQIKTTIGDIQVFKDSIPEAKAGDHVGILLRNVKSKAVSRGMELVAKGSQIFTNRFKANIYFLTHEEGGRSKPITSRYSQQLFSNTWNAPCRLDLEKDVQMFMPGEHGHVYLTLQWKMVMMVGQPFTIRENNVTVATGIITESLEPVYIKSTLGKLELPN; this is encoded by the exons atgacGATTTTCCAGGTAGGACGCAAAGTCCTTAAATGTTGCAACAGTTTTGTATTCCAGCAGAGACAAATTTGCGTTACTACgttcaaatttgttgaatgttcAAGATGTTTAGGAGATGTTCATTTAAAATATTCCACTTATACAAATATAAGGAGTCATCTGGCTAAAAGACCCTGTTTGTATGATCGTAAAAATGTGACAAAGACATACTGTACAGATAATAAAGTTAATATCAATATTGGCACTATAGGTCATGTTGATCATGGAAAGACTACCTTGACAGCAGCAATAACTAAAGTCTTACAGAAAGAAGGCTTAGCCAGCTTCATGTCATATGATCAAATCGATAAAGCCCCTGAAGAAAAAGCAAGAG GAATTACAATAAATGCTGCACATATTGGCTATAGTACAAAGAAAAGACATTATGCCCATACTGATTGTCCTGGACATGcagatttcataaaaaatatgatATCTGGTGCTTCACAGATGGATGGAGCGATCCTAGTTGTAGCAGCCGATGATGGTGAGATGCCACAAACTAGAGAGCATTTACTTTTAGCTAAGCAAGTTGGAATAAGAAAAATAATAGTTTTTATTAATAAAGCTGATTTATCTGATCAAGAA GGTTTAGAATTAGTTGAATTAGAGATAAGAGAACTCCTCGAGAAATATGGTTTCGATAGCGATGGTCCTATAATCTATGGATCTGCTTTAATGGCATTAAATGGAAATGATCATGCATATGGGGAGAAATCAATCAGGAAATTATTGGAC TTACCTATTGACAGTGCATTCACCATAAAAGGTCGAGGAACTGTTGTAGTAGGAACAATCAAAAGAggtgttttgaagaaaaatcaagaATGTGAATTACTTGGTTTTGATAGTCAAATCAAAACAACCATAGGAGACATTCAGGTGTTCAAAGACAGTATACCAGAG GCAAAAGCTGGAGATCATGTGGGTATTCTATTGAGAAATGTGAAATCAAAAGCAGTTTCCCGAGGCATGGAGTTAGTAGCTAAAGGAAGTCAAATTTTCACAAATAGATTCAAAGCTAACATATATTTTCTTACACATGAAGAAGGAGGTCGATCCAAACCTATTACTAGTAGATATAGTCAGCAGTTATTCAGTAATACTTGGAATGCACCGTGCAGACTTGATTTAG AAAAAGATGTACAAATGTTTATGCCAGGAGAACATGGACATGTATATCTAACTCTCCAGTGGAAAATGGTAATGATGGTTGGGCAACCATTCacaattagagaaaataatgttACAGTTGCTACAGGTATCATAACTGAAAGCTTGGAACCAGTATATATAAAATCCACTTTGGGTAAGCTGGAGTTACCCAACTAA
- the LOC123306605 gene encoding eukaryotic translation elongation factor 1 epsilon-1 yields the protein MVQAALSCLNQISSYLKVQQGKININGDSIITRTKDKNVQSGFVNIIMDLVNESKIKNNITTQIEKVQLWQWLEYCISYAVHLNSHQNNQHILNELNGVLKFKTYLIAHKLTIADVALYYILYNVMLNLTPVEKETYLNVSRWFDNLQQNSAIRQSNKLLNFTSNYVIHRAPSRHL from the exons atggtccaAGCAGCGCTCTCTTGTCTCAATCAGATTTCTTCTTATCTGAAAGTGCAACAAGGCAAAATCAACATTAATGGGGATTCT ATTATAACTCGAACGAAAGATAAGAATGTGCAAAGTGGGTTTGTCAACATAATTATGGATCTTGTGAAcgaatccaaaataaagaatAACATTACAACTCAGATTGAGAAGGTTCAACTCTGGCAATGGCTCGAGTATTGCATATCTTATGCAGTGCATCTGAATTCGCATCAAAATAACCAGCACATACTGAAT GAGCTCAATGGagtactgaaattcaaaacaTATTTAATTGCTCATAAATTGACTATTGCAGATGTGGCATTATATTACATTCTGTATAATGTGATG cTAAACTTAACACCTGTTGAGAAGGAAACATATTTGAATGTTTCAAGATGGTTTGATAACCTTCAGCAAAATAGTGCTATAAGGCAGTCGAAcaaacttttgaattttacttcaaatTATGTAATTCACAGAGCACCATCTCGCCATTTATGA